The Juglans microcarpa x Juglans regia isolate MS1-56 chromosome 2S, Jm3101_v1.0, whole genome shotgun sequence genome has a window encoding:
- the LOC121253417 gene encoding protein FAR-RED IMPAIRED RESPONSE 1-like, which yields MSTTQRSEGMTAFFDDYVHSRTTLKQFVDQYDSALRRKAENEAITDFNSFNTEIPCISRYPIEKQFQKIYTIAKFKEVQEEFRGFLYLTTSYLGGDGAKYTYGATDEIEVCDGLLKRANYMVSVHDEDPLEITCSCKLFEFRGILCRHALRILTQLGKSEVPPKYILDRWRKDIKRKYLLIKSSYEATSNLKRQRYDRIQTCFYQLCSNAEKTERNCVKLIGQLEQLKLEYPDDDSREGTSTTSPTTPINGTTGKVFSPLVVWSKGRPLSKRRTHPVEKALKKPSTRRRLPTTEMSNHLSREDRPNTNVSGTRHEALQTQVH from the exons atgTCAACTACACAACGTAGTGAAGGCATGACTGCATTTTTTGATGACTACGTTCACTCTAGGACCACATTGAAACAATTTGTTGATCAGTATGATTCAGCCCTTAGGAGGAAGGCAGAAAATGAAGCAATTACtgacttcaattcatttaacaCTGAAATTCCTTGCATCTCCCGCTATCCTATCGAGAagcaatttcaaaaaatatacacaaTTGCCAAGTTTAAGGAAGTCCAAGAAGAATTTCGAGGGTTTTTATACTTGACTACCTCGTATTTAGGGGGAGATGGTGCAAAATATACGTACGGTGCCACGGATGAGATTGAAGTCTGTGATGGACTCCTTAAACGTGCAAACTACATGGTGAGCGTACATGATGAAGATCCCTTAGAGATTACATGCAGTTGCAAGTTGTTTGAGTTTAGGGGAATATTATGTAGACATGCTCTTCGTATTCTGACGCAGTTAGGCAAAAGTGAAGTTcctccaaaatatattttggatcgGTGGAGGAAGgatataaagagaaaatatcTACTCATAAAAAGTAGTTATGAGGCGACGAGCAACCTCAAGAGACAAAGGTATGATCGGATCCAAACTTGCTTCTATCAACTGTGTTCAAATGCCGAAAAGACCGAGAGAAACTGTGTGAAATTGATCGGTCAACTAGAACAATTGAAGCTAGAGTACCCGGATGACGATTCAAGAGAAGGTACTTCCACAACTAGTCCAACTACTCCCATCAATGGCACGACAGGAAAAGTTTTTAGTCCGTTAGTAGTCTGGAGTAAAGGGAGACCACTAAGTAAGAGAAGAACGCATCCCGTTGAGAAGGCTCTCAAGAAACCGAGTACGAGAAGGAGATTGCCAACAACCGAG ATGAGTAATCACTTATCAAGAGAAGATAGACCAAATACAAATGTGAGCGGCACACGACATGAGGCTCTGCAAACCCAAGTACACTAA